The genomic region TCCATCCAGTCACATTTCTTGTTGGAATGAGCTCATTGTTGTCATTGGCAACCACAATCATTCCTCATTTCTCAAGAACACATTGAACGAGACTTACGAGTGAGTTATCAGAGATAGgataaattattccaacatCCAACCACTTGATGATTTCTTTCTTGACTACTTCTTTCATGATGGGATTCAATCTTCTTTACTGTTCAATTGTGGCTTTGTGATTTTCTTCAAGGAGAATTTTGTGCATGCAAACAGAAGGGCTAATTCCCTTAATATCAGCTATGGTCCACCCTATTGCTTTCTTGAATTCTCTAAGTGTCCACAATAACTTCTTCTCTTGCATGTTTGTTAGAGAGGTAGAAATAATAACAggaaaagtagaaaattttccaagaaaagcATACCTCAAGTGTGCAGGCAGAGGTTTGAGTTCCAAAGTAGATGGTTCCTCAATATAAGGCTTAAAAGTTGGCATTAAAGAAGCTGAAACATCTAAAGACTCATATTGATGATTAGTTCTAAGTTTGGAGTGAGCATTtaacaaatttgaatattcaataaattcatcatcatccctATTAGAATTAGCAACTAAACATGCTTCAAGAGGATCATTGGGATTTTTTTCTAAGAAAGCATCTTGTGTAAAGTTATTTACCCACACTCACAGAAAAGCAATCTTCAGATGTCATAggcaattttaaagctttgaaaatattaaatgttacctattggttttgaaatcttaaattgagctcacatttttcaacatcaatcAAAGCTCTAGCAATTGCTAAGAATGGCTTCCCAAGGATGATTGGAATTTTCCTATCTTCTTCCATgtcaagaattttaaaattaactggaaaaataaatttatctacCTTGACAAGAACATATTCAATAATTCCTTTTGGGTACACATAAGAACGATCAGCTAGTTGCAAAGTAACAAAAGTGGGTTTGCATTCTCCTAAACcaagtttctcaaaaattgaccAAAGCATTAAATTGATACTTGCACCTAAATCACTCGACGcttttgcaaaaaataaattaccaaTAGTGTAAGGGATTGTGAAACTACCTGGATCTTTGAGTTTTGGTGGTAGTTTATTTTGGAGAATTGCACTAGACTCTCCTATAAGGGAGACTATTTCAAACTCACTtagctttctctttttggaaAGGATGTCCTTCAAGAACTTGACATAGTTGGGCATTTGTTCCAAAGCTTCAGCAAAAGGAATAT from Theobroma cacao cultivar B97-61/B2 chromosome 9, Criollo_cocoa_genome_V2, whole genome shotgun sequence harbors:
- the LOC108663249 gene encoding uncharacterized protein LOC108663249, whose protein sequence is MVEDSNNNGNNAINLVPEANRALWDYVVPLLQGASLRNLETQVGQLANSINNRPQDSLPSDTQINPKSKEQCQAITLRSEKKIKGVNEKAVEPETEHVDKEGMCEKESEIKQKEDDKAENQRTSQVIHSPPPFPQRLQKQKLEKQFQKFLNVFKKLHINIPFAEALEQMPNYVKFLKDILSKKRKLSEFEIVSLIGESSAILQNKLPPKLKDPGSFTIPYTIGNLFFAKASSDLGASINLMLWSIFEKLGLGECKPTFVTLQLADRSYVYPKGIIEYVLVKVDKFIFPVNFKILDMEEDRKIPIILGKPFLAIARALIDVEKSSLMPTFKPYIEEPSTLELKPLPAHLRYAFLGKFSTFPVIISTSLTNMQEKKLLWTLREFKKAIGWTIADIKGISPSVCMHKILLEENHKATIEQ